In the Haliaeetus albicilla chromosome 7, bHalAlb1.1, whole genome shotgun sequence genome, one interval contains:
- the LOC104314412 gene encoding olfactory receptor 5J3 — protein MADGNHTVVTEFILLGFTDNLKLQGLLLMMFLLIYLLTLVGNLGMIVLIWIDFKLHTPMYFFISSLSFLDVSYSTIIIPSTLMTFVAETKVISYTACAAQLFLFCIAVTGECYLLAVMAYDRFIAICNPLLYPVIMSKRFCALLVCGSYFMSCMNATIQTLFIFHLSFCNSNIINHFFCDVPPILKLSCSDTYITDVVHFTCATVLVISTMVLILISYICIGVTIHKIKSAKGRRKAFSTCASHLTAVTMFYGTGSFMYLRPSSKYSVEHDKIISVFYTLAIPMLNPMIYSLRNKEVKEALRRTVAKLYYSPCIPQRFRSPSRTERT, from the coding sequence ATGGCAGATGGGAATCACACTGTGGTGACTGAGTTCATCTTGTTGGGATTCACAGACAACCTGAAGTTGCAGGGCCTTCTCCTCATGATGTTTCTACTGATCTATCTGTTGACCCTAGTGGGAAATCTGGGGATGATTGTGCTCATCTGGATTGACTTCAAGCTCCAcacccccatgtacttcttcatCAGCAGCCTTTCCTTCTTAGATGTCAGCTACTCCACCATCATTATACCTAGCACACTCATGACCTTTGTGGCTGAGACAAAAGTCATATCCTACACAGCATGCGCAGCTCAGCTTTTCCTATTCTGCATCGCAGTGACAGGAGAATGCTACCTTCTGGCTGTGATGGCATATGACCGGTTTATAGCCATCTGCAACCCCTTGCTTTACCCTGTCATTATGTCCAAGAGGTTCTGTGCGCTCCTTGTGTGTGGCTCCTACTTCATGAGCTGCATGAATGCAACTATCCAGACATTATTTATATTCCACCTGTCCTTCTGCAATTCCAACATCATCAATCATTTCTTCTGTGATGTGCCTCCCATCCTGAAGCTCTCCTGCTCTGACACTTACATCACTGATGTGGTCCATTTCACCTGTGCTACTGTGCTCGTCATCTCAACCATGGTCCTCATTCTCATCTCTTACATCTGCATTGGGGTTACCATCCACAAGATTAAATCCGCCAAAGGCAGACGCAAAGCCTTCTCCACCTGTGCTTCCCACCTGACTGCTGTTACCATGTTCTATGGGACAGGCTCCTTCATGTACTTAAGACCCAGTTCAAAATACTCTGTGGAGCATGACAAGATCATCTCTGTGTTTTATACTCTGGCAATTCCCATGCTCAACCCTATGATTTATAGCCTGAGGAACAAGGAAGTAAAAGAAGCCCTTCGAAGGACAGTAGCAAAGCTATATTACTCCCCATGTATACCACAGAGGTTCAGGAGTCCAAGCAGGACTGAGAGAACCTGA
- the CCR6 gene encoding C-C chemokine receptor type 6, with product MVLTAEFTVKAHCLLGLHCPNVTTGLVFVVQTEPCTTDYPYYSDYASLITQPCSKLEVRNFTKAFLPVAYSLICIIGLVGNIFVVTTFALYERTKSMTDVYLFNMAIADILFVLTLPLWAVNYAADKWIFGDFICKMTRGIYAINFSCGMLLLAFISVDRYIAIVQATKSFKLRARTLAHSKLICLVVWVSSILISSSSFLYSESYSFSTNETKEICDHRFDRMSESTMLKSLLLCLQVGFGFFIPFIFMIFCYTFIVKSLQQAQNSKRNKAIRVIVLIVAVFLVCQVPYNIVLLVTAINMGKIDKSCDNDKIMAYAKYTTEAIAFLHCCVNPVLYAFIGVKFRSYFVKIMKDLWCMRYKKYNKRGSRTNSDIYHSRQTSEVLTDNGSSFTI from the exons ATGGTTCTAACAGCAGAGTTCACTGTAAAAGCACACTGTTTATTGGGTTTGCACTGTCCTAATGTAACTACAGGTTTGGTGTTTGTGGTGCAG acAGAGCCTTGTACCACAGATTATCCATATTATTCAGACTATGCTTCTCTAATCACACAACCTTGTTCTAAGTTGGAAGTCAGGAACTTCACAAAAGCATTTCTGCCGGTTGCATATTCATTGATTTGTATCATCGGCCTAGTTGGTAACATATTTGTAGTGACGACCTTTGCTTTATATGAAAGAACCAAGTCCATGACGGATGTGTACCTCTTCAACATGGCCATAGCAGACATACTGTTTGTTCTCACTCTCCCACTGTGGGCAGTGAATTATGCTGCTGACAAATGGATTTTCGGtgatttcatttgcaaaatgaCCAGAGGTATCTATGCAATCAACTTCAGCTGTGGCATGCTGCTTTTGGCCTTCATCAGCGTGGACCGGTACATTGCTATCGTACAGGCAACAAAGTCATTTAAACTCAGGGCAAGAACGCTTGCACATAGTAAACTCATTTGTTTGGTTGTGTGGGTATCATCAATTTTAATCTCTAGTTCCTCTTTTCTATACAGTGAAAGTTACAGCTTCTCCACCAATGAAACCAAAGAGATATGTGATCACAGATTTGACAGAATGTCTGAAAGCACGATGCTGAAATCACTGCTGCTGTGTCTACAAGTTGGATTTGGATTTTTTATACCTTTCATATTCATGATTTTTTGCTATACGTTCATTGTCAAATCCTTACAACAAGCTCAGAAttccaaaagaaacaaagcaatcCGTGTGATTGTATTAATTGTAGCTGTTTTCTTAGTTTGCCAGGTACCTTATAACATTGTTCTTCTTGTCACAGCCATAAATATGGGCAAGATAGACAAATCTTGTGACAATGACAAGATAATGGCTTATGCGAAATACACCACTGAAGCCATAGCATTTTTACACTGTTGCGTGAACCCTGTGCTCTATGCATTTATTGGAGTGAAGTTCAGAAGTTATTTTGTGAAGATAATGAAAGACCTGTGGTGCATGAGATACAAGAAATACAATAAACGTGGTTCAAGGACAAACTCTGATATCTATCATTCAAGACAGACTAGTGAAGTTCTGACTGACAATGGATCTTCTTTCACTATATAA